In Accipiter gentilis unplaced genomic scaffold, bAccGen1.1, whole genome shotgun sequence, the genomic stretch AGCCGGACCCGCAATTCCTTGGCCACCACTTGGCCGGTTTCTTCCACGACTCCGGCCGCCGTCAACTTCAGCGCGTCCTGCTCGCCGACGTGGGGTCCGTACTCGGCGTAGGTCACCGTCACCGTCACCGTCTCCTCTGGTTTGGGGAAAAGGGCGGGACGCGGGAAGTGACATCGGAAACGCCGGCACCCGGAAGGGAATCGTCACCGAGGGGACGCGCGACGGCGGCGTCTCACCCTGCCCCGGCGGCACGGCGCGCCGGTGCTGCTCTTGCCGGAAAGGGGCCCCGGAGACCCCGGTGTAGCGGACGGCGGAGAGGGACAGGCGGAGGCGGAGCGTCCGAGGCTCCGCCCCTTCGTTGCGGGCCACCGCCCGTAGCTCCAGCTCCGCCCCTGccaccgccggccccgcccctACCGTCACCGTCACCTCCCCGGATGACGGGGACCCCCGGTTGCGGGGGCGGGAGCCGTGGGAGGTGGCGGTGGAGACGGCCTGGCGCTCCTCCTCCGAGCCTGCGGGGGGGGTCAGAGGTCAAGGGTCAAGGGGGCGTAGGTTGAAGTTAGGCCGCGGGGTCCTTGGGTCAAGGGTCATGGGGTGGGGCACAGGGGTCGGCGGTGATGGCTTGGGTTCTTGGGTCTCAGGTCAACGGGTCAAGGGTTAGGGGGTTTGGGGGTCAaggggtgttgggtttgggggtcaaagggaaggggttaTGGGGTCGGGGGTGAAGGTCAGGGGTCTCGGGTCAACAGGTCAAGGGTTGCAGGGTCGAGGGGTCAGTACTTGGGGTTAAGAACGGTGAGCTCAAGGGTTGTGGGGTCACGGTCACGGCAGCGTGGGTCTCAGGTCAACGGGTCAAGGGTTACGGGGTTTTGGGGTCAagggttgttgggtttgggggtcaaagggaaggggttaTGGGGTCAGGGGTCTCGGGTCAACAGGTCAAGGGTTGCGGGGTCAAGGGGTCAACATTTGGGGCTAAGAATGACAAGGTCAGGGGTTCTGGGGTCACGGTCACGGCAACGTGGGTCTCAGGTCAACGGGTCAAGGGTTATGGGGTCAaggggtgttgggtttgggggtcaaagggaaggggttaTGGGGTCAGGGCGAGGGTCAGGGGTCTTGGGTCAACAGGTCAAGGGTTGCGGTGTCGAGGGGTCAGTACTTGGGGTTAAGAATGGCGAGGTCAAGGGTTGTGGGGTCACGGTCACGGCAACGTGGGTCTCAGGTCAACGGGTCAAGGGTTATGGGTCAAGGGCCCATGGGTTGTAGGCCTCGGGGGGTCAAAGGGCACAGGTTATGGAGTCAGAGGGCCAAGGGTCGGGGTCTCGGGTCAACAGGTCGAGGGTCACGGGTCAACGGGCCAAGGATCAACCCTCGGGGCTCAGGGTGAGCGATGACGGGCTCAAGGGCCGTTGGgtcgggggacggggggggggtcAAGGGCTACGGGGTCAAGGGGCACCAGGGGGCGGGGCCTCACCCTCGGGGTGCTTGTACTGGTGGGTGATGTCCAATCGGGCGCCGGATCCCGGCCCCAGGGTGCTGATGCGGCGCCCGATGGCGCCTTCCTCCACGTGCACCACCGCGAAGGAGCCGTTGGGCTGCCGCTGCCAGTAGACCTTGTCGCTGTTCACCTGAGGACACGCCCCCCCCTCATTAGAATAGGCCACGCCCAGCCACGCCCCTCTGGGAAGAAGCCCCGCCCCCTACCTCGGCGAAGACGAAGGGCGTGTCGTACTTGAGGTAGACCTCGCCGTTCTTCACCGCCGTCACCGAGCACGGCCCGCAGCAGAACagccctgcggggggggggggggcgttaccAGTATAAACCAGTACGGACCAGTAGGAGCCATTCTAGGCCACCGAGCGGCTCTGCCCTCTCCCGCTGGCCGCAAACCGGCACCCCTGGGCttcctcccagtgcctcccagtatagACCGGTATAAACCAGTACCGCTGCTGGTCTCCTGGGGGGTGGCGTCGACGATCTGCCACCCGTCGTAGCCATCGGGGAGGTCGGGGCGCTTCATCCAGCAGTCGTTCCACACGTGGAAGTTCCTGCGCGGCCCAGTATAAACCAGTACGGACCAGCGCAGACCCACGTGCGGGGCCGTAGACCGGTACGTACCGATTTAAACCAATACGCACCAATACGAGCCTCCCGGCCTCTACCTCGGCTGTTCTCACcacccgctcccccccgccccagcccctgAACCACCTCCTTTTCCAATGATTCTGCCCCAAACCAGTATAAACCAGTATAAACCAGGATAAAGCGGTACCAGACGGAGTCGGTGTTGAGGCGCTCCAGGGGCCGCATGTTCTCGTCGAAGTAGATGTCGGTGGTGAGGGAGACGTCGGTGTCGTGGGCCGAGTTGTAGTTGGTGACCGTGCGGGTGGGGAGGCCCAGGCACCGCAGCACTGGGGGCACCAGTACAAACCAGTACAAACCGTTATCAAAGTCTCTCGCTGGCACCGCAGCACTGGGGGCACCAGTACAAACCAGTACAAACCATTATCAAAGTCTCTCGCTCGGGGTTGACTTGTCTCCCTGTGGGGGTTCCCATCTGCCTTCCAGTGGTTCTTGGGGTACCCCGGACCCCCTCCCAGTACAAACCTGTCGCTAACTGGGTTAAACCAGTATAAACCAGTACCAAGGACACAACTTAGGCCTTGCTTTTCCCCATACTAGAGGCTCCAACCTGCCGTCACGCGCCTCCCAGGAGCTCCCCAAGCACCTCCCAGTATCAACCTGTGCCAGACCAGTATCAACCAGTATAGACCAGTAGCAAATTTAGCACCTTATGCCCAACTTCCCTCCCTTACAGCGACCCCATCCGCATTCTAGCGGCTCCTGGAGGCATCCGCTCCTTCCCACACCCCTCCCCAGTCTACGCCAGGGCCGGACCAGTTTGGACCAGTATGAACCAGTGACGTACCGGTGGTCATGACGCCGGCAAAGACCCAGCACTGCCCGTAGCGGACCGGGGCACCGGTGCCGTGGTAGGCGCGGAGGATGTCGACGGAACCGGCCCAAGCCGAGGGGTTGGTGCCCTGGGCGTAGTCCCCCGTCCAGTTGCCCACCAGTACCCCGTTATCATCCAACGAGTTCACCTGGGGGACCCCAAAAAGTTGGGCGGGAAGAGGGCGgaactcctcctccccccacccgcacccccaaaaaaaaaaaaaacggagaATCCGGGAACCGCCCGCCCAAGATGTTTCAAAAAGTCTTTGGAAGTCCCAAAACGCCGTCGGAAGCCCCAAAACGCCGTCGAAACCCCGAAGGAAAATGTGCAGGTTACGCCGAAAATCAACAGAGCCCCCCAAAAACTCCCAAAGTCGTGGGGcggccccccccccaaccccccttgAGACCCCCCAAAATGTCATCGGAACCCAGCAAAGAGCTCAAAGAAGCCCCCAAAACCCCATGGAGATGCCCCAAAACCCAACGACCCCCCCCAAGTCATCGGAAcgacccccaaaaacccaacgaTCTCCCCCCAAAGTCATCAGAAAAGGCTCGAACGACCTCAAAAGCGCCGTGACAATCCACCCGACCCCCATTAAACCACCCAAAATCTCAtcagaccccccccaaaaaatccaaagaacccccaaaccccattGACACCCCCGCAAAACCCAAcgaaacccccccaaaccccatagagtcacccccaaaccccactgtGGCCCCCCCCGAACTCCGTATTTTCCCCCAAGCCCCCTCAGAGCAGCACAAAACCTGCACAACTCGCCCCCAAACCCCCATCattcacccccaaaccccccacaattcaccccaaccccccccaggggaccccaaaacccccccacgccccccccaaactccacagtgctcccccaaaacccctcttCCACCTGAAAACCCATAatctcccccccaaaacccctttgaGCGCCCCCAAAACGCCcataaaccccccccccaaatcctctaAGTCACCTTCCCGCTTCACCCCAAATCCCCCAGAATTCACCCCCAAAAACTCACCATGGCGGAGACGACGCGGGACACGATGATGGGGTCCCCCCGAGCGCTGTGGGGCATCCCCCGGCGATCCAGGATGTACAGGCACGCCTCCAGCACCCCTGTGTCAAactggggacccccccctcaAAATCACAGCTGTCCCCCAAATCCctccaaaccaccccaaaaatcCCCTACCCCTCTCAAAAAGctgcttctcaaaaaaaaaaaaaaagaaaagcggtTTCGAGGTCCCCCCGTGTTGTTCTGGGGATCCTTTATAATTTTGAAACACCCCCTTGGTGGTTTCAGGGACCCCCAGGATGATtttagggaccccccccccataGCGTTTTGGGTATCCCCCAAATTTAGGGTCCCCCGTTTTAGGATATCCACCCATTTTGGGGTGCCCACCGCATTTTAATAACCCCCGCCCCATTTCCCGCACAGATTTTAGGGTCGCCccaattttttttgggggggtgggggggggggggaattctccCATTTTTTGGGGTACCTGCCCGTAGTTCCAGGAGCGCTCGGCGATCTGGTCCTCGGTGCCGTAGAAGATGCGCCCCGTCTCGTTAAGGACGTACTCGTTAAGGTCGCTCGTTTTTTCCATGTAGACGTTATcgtctggagggggggggggtgccccaaAATCAGGGTCGTGTCCTCAAATTCCCCCTgagccccctccccctccccttgaGCCTCCCAACTGCCAAATTGAGACTGGGGAGCCCCGAAACCGCCAAATCTCGACTGGGGAGCCCCGAAACCGCAAAATCTCACCCCGGGGAGCCCTGAAACCGCCAAATCTCACCCCGGGGAGCCCCGAAACTGCCAAATTGAGACTGGGGAGCCCCAAAACTACCAAATTGAGACTGGGGAGCCCCAAACCTGCCAAATCGAGACTGGGGAGCCCCAAAACTACCAAATTGAGACTGGGGAGCCCCGAAACTGCCAAATCTCACCCCGGGGAGCCCCGAAACTGCCAAATCGAGACTGGGGAGCCCTGAAACTGCCAAATCTCACCCCGGGGAGCCCCGAAACCACCAAATTGAAACTGGGAAGCCCTGAAACCACCAAATCGAGACTAGGGAGCCCCGAAACCACCAAATCTCACCTCGGGGAGCCCGGAAACCACCAAATTGAAACTGGGGAGCCCGGAAACCGCCAAATCGAGAATGGGGAGCCCCAAAACTGCCAAATCGAGACTGGGGAGCCCCAAAACCGCCAAACTGAGACTGGGGAGCCCCGAAACTGCCCAATCTCACCCCGGGGAGCCCCGAAACCACCGAATTTGGGAGCCCCCGAATTGCCCAAACTCGGGGCTTTTTGCCCCAGACGGGGCTGGCTCACCAGGGCACCAGGggttgaagaggaggaagaagtcgTTGGCGTCGTCGAAGGGAGCCGCGTACTCCCCCACCCCCGTGCGGGTCTTGATGCTGTGGCGGTAGCGGCCGATGGGAGCGTCGGGCGGGGCCGTGAGGCAGATGTTGAGGGCGGGGCCTCCCGGAGGCTCCGCCCCCCTCCCCTAGCTCCTCTTCCTCAGCGGTCCAACCGGTGGCCGAAGTTTCGCCCAACGGGATGAGGACGTGGGTCCCCTTCGCCACCTGCGGGTTGGGGCCTGCGGGCGACGacatcatccccccccccaccccggggcgtGACGTCATCACCTGGGCGGGTGAGGTCATCACCTGGGCAGGCGAGGTCACCCCGCCCTGGGCGATACCATCGCGCCCCTTGGCCGGAGGGGGGTGGGTAAGGGCGGGTGAGGCCGAGGGCACGGCAGCCTGGGTGATGTCAGCGCCCCTCCTGAGTGACATCATCACGTCGCGGGTGATGGTtgcccctcccccctccccacccccccccattttgACACCCCTCCCCCACCGAGGGTGAGCTCCACGCAGAGGCTGTCGCCGCCGTCGGGGTCGAAGGGCCGGGGCAGGAGGACGCGCAGGTCGAAAGGTTGCCCCCGCCGCACCACCAGGCGGGGGGAGGCGAATTCGGAGGTGTGGTGAGCGATCCGATTGGCCGACGAGCCCACCACCAACCCCCGGGGGGCCAATAAacctggaggaggggagggagaggcgggCGGTGAAAACCCCGCGCGAATCCCACCTCCGGAACCCCCAAAACAGCCCCAGAAACCCCACCGGGGGGGGAGCTTGAAACTGTCATTTAGCCCCGTAGACCTGGAAATGGCCCCAAAACAGGAACAGGGGGGATAAAGCGGCGGGGAATGCTGGGAAGGGGGACCCCAAACCCCCTAAATTTCCCTGGAGGGGGGATACGAAACCCTTAAAAGcagctcggggtggggggtgggggtgggggggccttgaaactgccttttcttccccatgATAGCCTGGCCATAGGCCCGAACTGGTACTTTTTCTCCACTAATGGGGACAGGGGGAGAGAAAGGACTGGGGCGAAGGGGAGGGACATCCCCCCACCTCCTCATCTGCCTGGGGGGAGCCCTGAAACTGCCATTTTCCCTCCCCAGAAGCCTCAAAACTACcattttccctccccaggagcccTGAAACCACCTTTTCCCTCCCCGGGGAGCCCCCAAAACCTCCCTTttccctccctgggcagccctgAAACCGCCCTTCTCCTTGGGGAGCCCCGAAACCGCCCTTTTCCTCCCTGGGGAGCCCCGAAACCGCCCTTTTCCCTCCCCGGGGGCCCCTGaaaccacctttttcctccccgGGACCCCCGAAACTgcccttttcccttcccaggaGCCCCAAAACTGCCTTTTTCCCTCCCTGGGGAGCCCCGAAACCACCTTTTCCCTCC encodes the following:
- the TGM1 gene encoding LOW QUALITY PROTEIN: protein-glutamine gamma-glutamyltransferase K (The sequence of the model RefSeq protein was modified relative to this genomic sequence to represent the inferred CDS: deleted 1 base in 1 codon); protein product: MPDADPRLDPGRWAAASFRLRGGDPAPAPAPRPRRGFWRRLGGCCGCCGCCRRGTEDWEPPPGEVPGCRPPQPLRPGLLAPRGLVVGSSANRIAHHTSEFASPRLVVRRGQPFDLRVLLPRPFDPDGGDSLCVELTLGPNPQVAKGTHVLIPLGETSATGWTAEEEELGEGGGASGRPALNICLTAPPDAPIGRYRHSIKTRTGVGEYAAPFDDANDFFLLFNPWCPDDNVYMEKTSDLNEYVLNETGRIFYGTEDQIAERSWNYGQFDTGVLEACLYILDRRGMPHSARGDPIIVSRVVSAMVNSLDDNGVLVGNWTGDYAQGTNPSAWAGSVDILRAYHGTGAPVRYGQCWVFAGVMTTVLRCLGLPTRTVTNYNSAHDTDVSLTTDIYFDENMRPLERLNTDSVWNFHVWNDCWMKRPDLPDGYDGWQIVDATPQETSSGLFCCGPCSVTAVKNGEVYLKYDTPFVFAEVNSDKVYWQRQPNGSFAVVHVEEGAIGRRISTLGPGSGARLDITHQYKHPEGSEEERQAVSTATSHGSRPRNRGSPSSGEVTVTVGAGPAVAGAELELRAVARNEGAEPRTLRLRLSLSAVRYTGVSGAPFRQEQHRRAVPPGQEETVTVTVTYAEYGPHVGEQDALKLTAAGVVEETGQVVAKELRVRLHAPELTLTLLAPAVVGQETPVQVVFQNPLPETLSGATLRMEGAGISCPKPFQMGSVGAGQTVRLRQAVVPLRPGRRRLVAALESPQLGPLHGVLQLDVAPAPTGSTGSTGSPPRRPRRARRRAPPPAGSTGG